A single genomic interval of Streptomyces sp. BA2 harbors:
- a CDS encoding family 1 glycosylhydrolase, translating to MTRDGLPDDFLWGVATAGHQNEGDNTASDTWFLEHTTPSLFREPSGPACRGYQQWESDLDLVAGLGLNAFRFSVEWARVEPERGVVSAEALDHYEQMVDGCLDRGLAPVVTFNHFTGPHWFAAAGSWTGADAPARFAEQCDRVMARFGDRIAFAVTLNEPNLEQLLQAGGKLPAEAEVLKTQMLAAAARAAGTGTYASANVIPADLQEAFQEAFIHAHRAARTAIKARRGDLPVGVSIAIADEVAVPGGEERRDAKRAAVYDPWLCEARHDDFIGVQNYERIVHGPGGEVKIEGELNGMGTAIAPGSLTGAARYAHAVSGVPVLVTEHGIQTPDDTQRAAFIPAAIDELVAQAGAGTPVLGYCHWTLMDNFEWIFGYGAQLGLHEVDRATFQRRPKPSAKTYAEVVRSYRDVLSDSRN from the coding sequence ATGACACGCGACGGCCTGCCCGACGACTTCCTCTGGGGAGTCGCCACCGCGGGGCACCAGAACGAGGGCGACAACACCGCCAGCGACACGTGGTTCCTGGAGCACACCACGCCCTCCCTGTTCCGCGAGCCCAGCGGACCGGCGTGCAGGGGCTACCAGCAGTGGGAGTCGGACCTCGACCTTGTCGCGGGACTCGGGCTCAACGCCTTCAGGTTCTCCGTCGAATGGGCACGCGTCGAGCCCGAGCGAGGTGTCGTGTCCGCCGAGGCTCTCGACCATTACGAGCAGATGGTCGACGGCTGCCTTGACCGCGGCCTCGCTCCCGTCGTGACGTTCAACCACTTCACCGGACCGCACTGGTTCGCGGCGGCCGGTTCCTGGACCGGTGCGGACGCCCCGGCACGGTTCGCCGAACAGTGCGACCGTGTCATGGCGCGCTTCGGTGACCGGATCGCTTTCGCCGTCACCCTCAACGAACCCAACCTGGAACAGCTGTTGCAGGCGGGCGGGAAGCTCCCGGCCGAGGCGGAGGTGCTCAAGACACAGATGCTCGCGGCTGCGGCACGGGCCGCCGGAACCGGCACCTACGCAAGCGCGAACGTCATCCCCGCCGACCTGCAAGAGGCGTTCCAGGAGGCATTCATCCATGCCCACCGCGCCGCCCGCACAGCGATCAAGGCCCGCCGCGGCGACCTGCCCGTCGGCGTGTCCATCGCCATCGCCGACGAGGTGGCCGTCCCCGGCGGTGAAGAGCGCAGGGACGCCAAACGGGCCGCCGTGTACGACCCATGGCTGTGCGAGGCACGCCACGACGACTTCATCGGCGTACAGAACTACGAGCGCATCGTGCACGGCCCCGGGGGAGAAGTGAAGATCGAAGGCGAACTCAACGGCATGGGCACCGCCATCGCGCCCGGCTCCCTCACCGGCGCGGCGCGCTACGCCCATGCGGTGTCGGGCGTTCCGGTGCTGGTGACGGAGCACGGCATCCAGACCCCGGACGACACCCAACGCGCCGCCTTCATCCCCGCCGCCATCGACGAACTCGTGGCACAGGCCGGAGCCGGCACACCCGTCCTCGGCTACTGCCACTGGACGCTCATGGACAACTTCGAGTGGATCTTCGGATACGGCGCCCAGCTCGGGCTCCACGAAGTCGACCGGGCCACCTTCCAGCGCCGCCCGAAGCCGAGCGCGAAGACGTACGCCGAGGTGGTGCGCAGCTACCGAGACGTACTCTCAGACAGCCGCAACTGA
- a CDS encoding LysR family transcriptional regulator has translation MQLRDIEIFLTLADELHFGRTAERLRIAQASVSQSIAKQERSIGGRLFDRSSRTVRLTALGRQLREDLLPIPDALRRSLDRAALAARGGTAVLRVGMIGENAHDLLPFWESFRSRHPQWQLKVRRNPFIRPFDSLRQGDIDVLVAWLPIEEPDLSVGPVICTEPMVAMMAANHPLADDKHVSMEVFGDRGLFGPSESQPAYWENAYSPFTTPSGRTIERAHTVAKCEEVPTIVATSDAIDLTSAHAARYGARPDIAYLPITDSHLLRWGLVWRSDSETEPVRALAQVIRDLGRV, from the coding sequence ATGCAGTTGCGCGATATCGAGATATTCCTGACCTTGGCCGACGAACTGCACTTCGGGCGCACAGCTGAACGTCTGAGAATCGCCCAGGCGTCGGTCAGTCAGTCCATCGCCAAGCAGGAGCGCAGCATCGGGGGCAGGCTCTTCGACCGCAGCAGCCGCACAGTGCGGCTCACCGCTCTTGGCCGGCAGCTCCGCGAAGACCTCCTGCCGATTCCCGACGCGCTGCGGCGCAGCCTGGACCGAGCCGCACTCGCCGCCCGCGGCGGCACCGCCGTGCTGCGGGTGGGAATGATCGGCGAGAACGCTCACGACCTTCTGCCCTTCTGGGAGTCGTTCCGCTCTCGTCACCCCCAGTGGCAACTGAAGGTGCGGCGCAACCCGTTCATCCGTCCCTTCGATTCGCTGCGCCAGGGTGACATCGACGTACTCGTCGCGTGGCTGCCGATCGAGGAGCCCGACCTCAGCGTCGGTCCTGTCATCTGCACCGAACCCATGGTCGCGATGATGGCCGCGAACCACCCCCTCGCCGACGACAAGCACGTGTCCATGGAGGTGTTCGGCGATCGTGGGCTGTTTGGGCCCAGCGAGTCTCAGCCCGCGTACTGGGAGAACGCCTACAGCCCGTTCACGACCCCCTCTGGACGCACCATCGAACGCGCCCACACCGTCGCCAAATGTGAGGAGGTGCCCACGATCGTCGCCACCTCCGACGCCATCGACCTCACCAGCGCCCACGCGGCACGCTACGGCGCCCGCCCCGACATCGCCTACCTCCCGATCACCGACTCCCACCTGCTCAGATGGGGCCTGGTCTGGCGATCCGACTCCGAGACGGAACCCGTCCGCGCACTCGCACAGGTGATACGAGACCTGGGCCGTGTCTGA
- a CDS encoding CGNR zinc finger domain-containing protein: protein MEEFVMEEAALPSAPGEAEHPSLSLANSAVALTGGHTADLLGTPAQAEQWLTQRDLAPEGAGLAEVCATQLRSLREQVRSLLASRIAGQPALPAAVTAINNAMTRVPTASLLLWDEKSGPYRATPHPTTAIVEHALAVIAADAADLLTSPDATRLTACASPPCNRFLLKRGRRQWCSTRCGDRVRAARAYARRTTLE, encoded by the coding sequence ATGGAAGAGTTCGTGATGGAAGAAGCCGCCCTGCCATCGGCGCCGGGCGAGGCGGAGCACCCCTCCCTGAGCCTGGCCAACAGCGCCGTCGCACTGACCGGCGGGCACACGGCCGACCTCCTGGGCACCCCGGCGCAGGCCGAGCAGTGGCTGACGCAGCGCGACCTCGCCCCGGAAGGTGCCGGCTTGGCGGAGGTATGCGCGACGCAGCTGCGCTCGTTGCGCGAGCAAGTCAGATCGCTGCTGGCCTCCCGCATCGCCGGGCAGCCCGCCCTGCCCGCCGCCGTCACGGCCATCAACAACGCGATGACCCGCGTCCCCACCGCGTCACTGCTGCTGTGGGACGAGAAGTCCGGCCCCTACCGCGCCACACCCCACCCCACCACGGCGATCGTCGAGCACGCCCTCGCGGTCATCGCCGCCGACGCCGCCGACCTGCTCACGTCCCCCGACGCCACCCGCCTGACCGCCTGCGCCTCCCCACCCTGCAACCGCTTCCTGCTCAAGCGCGGCCGCCGTCAGTGGTGCTCCACCCGCTGCGGCGACCGCGTCCGCGCCGCCCGCGCCTACGCCCGCCGCACCACTCTGGAGTGA
- a CDS encoding MBL fold metallo-hydrolase, giving the protein MSSVTLQTAPFPVRVFGGPTALFDYGGLRFLTDPTFDGPGDHQAPAVVLTKTAAADGSPDDLGRLDVVLLSHDEHADNLDTSGRALLADVPLTLTTPGGGERLGEAATGLADWQSVELQRRDGGPGTVTVTGVPAIHGPGPREEVEPICGEVVGFVLTGEGLPTVYVSGDNASLDAVRDIAERFAPVDTALLFAGAPRFSEVFDNEVIVLDSAQAAQAAKILDAGRVVPVHYDSWAHFTEGRDELVAAFAAAGLTDRVDFGVRG; this is encoded by the coding sequence GTGTCTTCCGTAACCCTCCAGACCGCCCCGTTTCCCGTCCGTGTCTTCGGCGGCCCGACCGCTCTCTTCGACTACGGCGGCCTGCGCTTTCTTACCGACCCGACCTTCGACGGCCCCGGCGACCACCAGGCACCGGCCGTCGTGCTGACCAAGACGGCAGCGGCTGACGGCAGCCCGGACGATCTCGGCCGCCTCGACGTGGTCCTGCTCTCGCACGACGAGCACGCCGACAACCTCGACACCTCAGGCCGGGCCCTGCTCGCCGACGTCCCGCTGACCCTCACCACCCCCGGCGGCGGGGAGCGTCTCGGAGAGGCCGCCACCGGCCTCGCCGACTGGCAGTCGGTCGAGCTCCAGCGCCGGGACGGCGGACCCGGCACGGTCACCGTGACCGGCGTGCCCGCCATCCATGGGCCCGGCCCGCGCGAGGAGGTCGAGCCGATCTGCGGCGAGGTCGTCGGGTTCGTCCTGACCGGCGAGGGCCTGCCCACGGTCTACGTCAGCGGCGACAACGCCTCTCTCGACGCGGTCAGGGACATCGCCGAGCGATTCGCCCCGGTGGACACGGCCCTTCTCTTTGCCGGAGCGCCCCGCTTCAGTGAAGTCTTCGACAACGAGGTGATCGTCTTGGACAGCGCCCAGGCCGCCCAGGCCGCGAAGATCCTCGATGCCGGCCGCGTGGTCCCCGTCCACTACGACAGCTGGGCCCACTTCACCGAGGGCCGCGACGAGCTCGTCGCCGCCTTTGCCGCCGCCGGTCTCACCGACCGCGTCGACTTCGGCGTCCGCGGCTGA
- a CDS encoding LLM class flavin-dependent oxidoreductase produces the protein MTDPIRGTRHGSAPAALSVLDSAMTGTSQSAAEALAGSIELARLADRRGFTRYWMNEHHAMPGVSTSSPPVLLARLTAETSRLRLGAGGIMLPNHPPLVVAEQFGMLDALAPGRIDLGLGRAPGTDHATAAALRRGASDGEDFPQQVVELLHFVGDDFPADHPYADRVYAVPGPAQDRLNGITPPTGRLPVWLLGSSGYSAQLAARLGLPFAFAAHFNPRDVVAALRLYRERFTPSEALAEPYALVSFTVAVSDDEREARRQAGTLAHAMLRMFQRKSYLLPSPEEVDAYTYDAQERQAVGSWLNHVPHGTPEQVTAHLNQVQRDSGADELMIGGVGHSVQARLGSIELIADAYGMPDSPR, from the coding sequence ATGACCGACCCCATCCGCGGCACCCGCCATGGCTCCGCCCCCGCTGCCCTGTCCGTACTGGACTCCGCCATGACCGGTACCAGCCAGTCCGCAGCGGAGGCGCTGGCCGGCAGCATCGAACTCGCCCGGCTCGCCGACCGGCGCGGCTTCACCCGCTACTGGATGAACGAGCACCACGCCATGCCCGGCGTCTCCACCTCCAGCCCGCCCGTCCTGCTGGCCCGGCTCACCGCGGAGACCAGCAGGCTGCGGCTCGGCGCGGGCGGGATCATGCTGCCCAACCATCCGCCGTTGGTGGTCGCCGAACAGTTCGGCATGTTGGACGCCCTCGCCCCCGGCCGCATCGACCTGGGCCTGGGCCGCGCCCCGGGCACCGATCACGCCACGGCCGCGGCCCTGCGCCGCGGTGCGAGCGACGGCGAGGACTTCCCCCAACAGGTCGTCGAACTCCTGCACTTCGTCGGCGACGACTTCCCGGCCGACCACCCCTACGCCGACCGCGTGTACGCCGTTCCGGGTCCTGCCCAGGATCGGCTCAATGGCATCACTCCGCCTACGGGCCGCCTGCCGGTGTGGCTGCTCGGATCGTCCGGCTACTCGGCGCAGCTCGCCGCCCGGCTCGGCCTGCCATTCGCCTTCGCCGCGCACTTCAACCCGCGCGATGTCGTGGCCGCCCTGCGCCTGTACCGCGAGCGGTTCACTCCGTCCGAGGCGCTGGCCGAGCCGTACGCGCTGGTCAGCTTCACCGTCGCGGTATCTGACGACGAGCGGGAGGCTCGCCGCCAGGCCGGCACCCTCGCGCACGCCATGCTCCGCATGTTCCAGCGCAAGTCCTACCTGCTGCCGTCCCCCGAGGAAGTGGACGCCTACACCTACGACGCCCAGGAACGCCAGGCCGTCGGCAGCTGGCTGAACCACGTCCCGCACGGCACCCCCGAGCAGGTCACCGCCCATCTGAACCAGGTCCAGCGGGACTCCGGCGCCGACGAGCTCATGATCGGCGGCGTCGGTCACTCCGTCCAGGCCCGGCTGGGTTCCATCGAGCTGATCGCCGACGCCTACGGCATGCCAGACAGCCCGCGCTGA